caaatataacaaattaaaaattgaaaataaaatgaataaattattattcaGGCTAGACAGATATATCACTTTCTTTAGGAAGATTTAAGTCTACTATAGTATAATCTAGATCAATCCAATAATATATCTCTTGATTTGTCGTATTCATGATGCAACAATTCAACAATGTCgtacaatttaaataattctGACTAAGTTAAAGAGTTCAATGCTCCATAAACATGACATCTTCCTTGGTCGtataaatatctcttttatatatCATCTCCTAcccaacaaaaaagaaaaatgcacCATTAAATACAAAAGTCTTCCATATAATAAATGGATAGAACAATTAGCTAAATAAAGAGTTAGAGGTTCCGAAATTTACTAACTATCAATGACCATATTCTACCAGCACGAATAGtcaaatataatatccatcaaTAAACCTAATACGATATATAATgtcatatatgatattattcctaataatattaaaatgtcctagtaacatttatttataattaaaataagacacacttatcaatttcacataacaaGTTGCTTATATCTTATTGTGCAGCCCGAAGCAGTCAAACAAGTAGTTCTCGACTCTGATCTATTTCTTTTCACAGGAAACGGAAGTGGACAATCTTTAATTTTCTTAGAGTTGTACACAAaagacttttaattttttattatttgaagtgGTCAGAAGGCTCATTGAAATTTGGTAAACGTAGTTGCTATTACGTAATTAAATGTCTTAAAACGTGCTAGtagtaaatatttaaatgatgCTTAGGGAGGGAATTCTTAATATTATTGGCAAGTGGCTAAAACGTAATCCATTTTATAATCTTGTAGAAATTAAAACGATAAGGACAATCTGCTCATTTAAACAAATTATGATTCTCTTCTAATAAAAAAGATAACTTAAAAAAACCGTAGCATGGGGGACGTCTAATCCTTTTGCCGCCGCAAGGCTGGCGCTCATGAGCTTGGTCTTACTTCACCGTCGAGAAAGGCGTCATAAGGCGTGGTCTGACTCTGAGAAAAGAAATTCCTGTGTTTAGGTCCCTACTAAGCAGAATTCGTAAACTATGCAAAGGCCGCCGCTTAAAGTAATGGCCAAGGTTTCTATGGATTCAGCCCTGTGGAAAAATAGTGTTGTGGGCAATTCAGTGTGTAGTGGAAATTCTTTTTTCAAAGTTACTAGGTAATTAGTGAAGAGGTTTATAAAAGTGACAAGCTTGGTGGAAAGCTCTTATCACAAAGCTCAAATGTCAAAGGTAAGAAATATTCCATTATATTATGAATAACCAAAATGAGCAGAAAACTGTTAAGATTTGACACTTGATTAGCTCATGAGGGGAGGTTTGTCCAAGTCTATATAAGGAGATCAAATTCCATAACTATACCGATGTGACATCCTAACACTCCCTGCATGTCCAGAGCTCAACTGGAGCGTGAACACTTTTAAATGGAGGCCCATCAGTGAACAACAAATTGGGATGAGTctgactctgataccatgttaagaCGTGGTTTAGGCCTAACTCAATCCCAAAAACTAGCTCACGTGAGAGGAGCGGGGTAGTCCAAATCCACATAAAAAGACTAAATTTGCATCCCTCTACCGACATAAAACATCTTTAACCATCAGAAACATCAATTGTAATTAGAATTTGGTAACAACCAACATATTAAAAAAGCCAACATACCAAAAAACcaaacataattcaatatctAAGTAATGTATAAGTAAATTTTATCCATTACTTTTTAATTCATCTAATGTGACGTCGCAAGTTGCAATTATTTAAAGAGTATAAAACATGGTTTGCTATTTCCTTTTCCATGACCACACACGCTTAAGACTATGCCCAACTAAGCGATTAAGCAAAAGCCGTACGGTCATTCATCTATAAATAGGAGACCATACTTGTATCCATTTATCATATTCACATCTAATTTTTTTACTGCAAATAACAGTTTTTTTTCATACAAACTTATCAATATGTCAAGACTTTTGCACAAAATCGAGGAGAAGCTTCACATACACCACAAGCATGGAGATGATGATATTCCTGCAGCGCAAGAAATCCCTGTGATTAAGGATGAAAGCAATGTAGATAAGAAAGAGGACGACGTTGTTGATGATCATAAGAAAAGGCATTTGGTGAAAAAAGTTGGAAAAATTGCGAAAAAACTGTTACATGGTCATAACAAAACATCcaaagaggaagaggaagaggaagaggcgGAGGAGGGAGAAGAAGTAGAAGCAGAAGAAGGTGGTTTTGAATTTGAACTCAATTTcgacttttgaatttttattgttattactatgaTTTAGGTATTATCGACTCAATTGTTGTGTGCATTTATACTTGCGTTCTTGTTTAGTGATATAAGAATATATTTCTTCTTAAGATACCTCTCAATCAACGATTGGTTCGAAATTCATAATACTATACTATATGTTATTATCATCATCTGGTCTTATCGACATCCCATTTCCTCAAAATATCGAAGGAACTCCCATAGGTGTGGAGAGTAGTGATAAACTTCCATCCATGTCCCTTTTTGTTCCATTAGCCTCCgcttcaaaattcatgaaacctGATTTCGAACAAGCCTTAGCGTCTCTTTCACCAGGTACCCTTTATGATCACGGATAGCTTCCTTCCATGGACTTTAGACTCTGCTAACAAGTTGAGTATCCCAAGATTCGCCTTTAATGGGATGACCATCTTTTCCTTGTGCTTAACACGTTCCTCCGCTGATCTTCAAACAGAAATGTTCACACTCCCTGATTTCCCCTGGATTAAGCTCACTAGAAATGACTTCGATTCACCCTTCAGAGAGCGTGAACTGAAGGGTCCCTTTTTCGATTTTACCTTGGAGCAAGCCACGGCAACCTCTACAAGCTATGGTCTACTTGTCAACAGCTTTTAAGAGCTTGAATCTGTTTATGTAGAACATTTTAATAGTAAATTTAGTCCTAAAGCATGGTGCGTTGGACCCTTTTGTGCAGTGACCGAGCCACTACAGGAAAGGTTAGAGAAACcttcataatatatcaaatggCTTGATGAAATGTTAGAACAGGGGAAGCAAGTTTTATACGTGGCATTCGGTACCCAAGCAGAGATATCTCCTGAACAATTCAAGGAAATCAAAATTGGGTAGTGAACTTTTTGTGGGTAGTCAGGAAAAGTATAGATGAAGTCGGGTTCGAAAACAGAGTGAAAAACAGGGGATTGGTGGTGACAGTGTGGGTTGATCAGAGAGAGATCTTGAACCACGGGAGCATTGAAGGTTTTCTAAGCCACTGCGGTTGGAATTCAGTGGCGGAGAGCATGTGCGCGAAGGTGCCTATGCTTGCATGGCCAAATGATGGCTGATCAACACCTGAATGCAAGGATGGTGGTGGAGGAAATCAAGATTGGGCTAAAGGTTGAGACGCGTGATGGGTCAGTGAGAGGATTCGGGTTTGGCAAAGCCGGTAAGGGAGTTGATGGAAGGTGACAATGGTAAAGAGGCAAGGAAGAAGGTAAAGGAGATTGGAGAGGCAGCCATTAATGCAGTCAAAGAAGGTGGATCATCATGGCAAAGAAGAAGGGAGTTAACTACAATAAATGTTTGAATTGTGAATTTCTTTGTTGGTGGGGAGTAGACTACCTACCTTTTCTTTAAGAAATATTAACGACTTTATAATGCATTCTAATGTTTGTTTTTTCCCGAATATTTTCCCCAATCAAGTTTCTTAGTGATGTTCCTTTTAGATTTTTAGTATACACGGAGGAGAGAGAGGGGCTTGCAAGATAAAGTACCctcgagaaaaaaaataaaagtttaagtAAACAACCAACTGAACTACTAAGATTTTTTGTCTCTATCGTGATAACTTTCCTCTTTTTGAAAACAACATAAGTTGACGGAAACATAGATTCCAGGAAGATATTTGAGATGAATGCAAGAATACTATTGGTTGAAACTTTCTAGAAGGATTTTATCTTTCAAGAAGTCTTCAAAAGAAACTATCCAAAAGAAGCCTTTGTCAAGTATAAAATCGTGATATTTTAAAGCAAGCTTTGTTAAATTACCATGTTCAACAGTAAGAGGACCAAAATAGTTACTCCTAATACATGATTATATAAACAGGATCTGAAGGGTGTCTAGGAGGGGTAGACACAAGAAGTTAACCCCAGAATAAGTTAAAAGTTCCTTATAACATGCATCTTCACACAAGATTCCCTGAATTGTGGTTACTTTTGATTAGATCGTTCAGTTCAAACATGACTGCaaacaagaatatcaaatatgatTCGATTCTTGTTCAAGTGTAGCAATACAAACCAGTACACATAAGAAGATAGGAAACAGATACAAATATGAGGGAAAGAGAAAAACAGGAAAGTCGAGCAGAGAACAAAATGAAAACTGAAATGGCAAACTGGTCAAGCACTAGTTCACATTCACCTGGAGATATCATTAATCATTCAACACGGGAACAACTAGATTTTCCGACAGGCAGCAGCACATCAGAAACGATTCGTTCAACATTTCCTTTCAGCTAAGTTAAGTATACTATGAAGATAATAAAACAGTAACATTAGTCTTCAACTGGTCTCAAACCCTATAAAGGGGGTCCGGAACAGGAATTGAATATACCTTGGAAAACTTcaaagttatttttctttttttataaaaactatCACTTACTCAACCCACTGTACATCACTTCAGGTCTCGAGAGATCTCCATTTGATACAATTGAAGCGAACACTGAGCACTTCTCGTAATTGGTCAAAGCCTCCTATAAGACTAACTACTTTGGATGCATTCTACTTGCATCGTCAAATCCTTGACCCCAGCATGACGAAATATTTCAGATACTTGCGTCTTTGCAGATGACTTGTCAGTCTCGCTTGAGACAAGAAGATGGAGAGTTCCAATAACATCTGTGTTTGTAAAGCTCCAAACATGCAGCTTTTGAATCCCAGATAAACCTTTTATCTTCATAACATCGTTAACTGCTTCTTTTAAATCATGTTCATGAGCCCTTGGAACTCTTTGCAGTAAAATTTCTGCCGAGTTCCTGAGCAACGGGATTACTGAAGATATAATCAGTACAGAGATAAAAATTGAGCAGGCAGGATCAGCAAGAAGCCATCCCTTGTACTTGATTAAGAGTGTCGAAATGACCACCCCAACACTACCCAAGGTGTCAgccaaaacatgcaaaaagatGCCTTCCATGTTATGATCAATGTGGCGGTGTTGGTGGTGATGTTTCTCAGTGACACCCTTGTCTGTAGTAACATGTTTATGACCATGAGAACAATCTGGTCCTCGAAAACTTGCAACAGAGTCATTATGCACCTTAATCGAAGAACTACTTGAGGTGACACCATGACGATGTTGGTCAGCATCACCATGATGATGATGTCCATGATAATGGTCATGGGAATGATCATGAGGATGAGGAGTATTATTTTCAttccattctttttctttcttgctTTGTTTTTTATAGTCAGCATTATGTCCATGACCAGCATGACTAGAACATGATTCATGGCATTCATGGACAATACTGATTTGTTCCTGTTGTATATGGTGACCACCATGATCATGATCATCATGTAAGTGGtgaatatgatgatcatggcatGTGGAAGGAGAGTGGGAATGGGAATGAGAAGTTGTGGAGAATTCCGTCTTTGTCTGGTGAACATGGTGATCATGGTCATGTAAATGATGATCATGGTGATGTTCGTTACTGTGGCAATCTGTATCAGATTTGGAATGAGAATGAGAATGGGAATGTGAACATGATCCACCATGGGCATGATGATGTTCCTCGTGAAAGAAGATCAAACCCACAATATTAACAAGCAGCCCTCCAATAGACACTGACAATAGGCTGTTAGTGGAAACCTCCTGAGGGTCCAATATCCTCTCAAATGATTCAAGCACAATTAATGCTCCCACAAGGACCAAAAGAACAGCATTTGCATACCCAGAAAGAACCTCAAATCTTCCTCGGCCATAGTTAAATTGACCATTTGCTGGCAAACGTGATATGTAAGACGCATATAATCCAATAGCTAGAGCTGCACAATCAAACAGCATGTGACAAGCATCTGATATCAACCCAAGGCTATTACTCATGAAACCAGCAGCAAATTCCACAACCATGTAAGCCGTATTGATCAAAAGGAAAAGTGCAATCTTGCGCGACTTCCTGTCACCCAAGATATGCCGGAGAGGTTTCATAACTGCAGTCGTAAACCAATCCGATGTTTCCAACCCCAACTCGAGATAATTAGGGTCAATGGGATCCAAATTCCTAACAGAAACCCAGAGCAACAATCCACATATCAACAATCCCCAAAGTGAAAGCTCAGGAAAATAAAACAATTCTAATATAACTGTACATATATATGTTACAAGATACTCCTTTTGTAAGTCCTTCGAAGAAACTGGTTTCTCAGCAGTAAAATTCTCACTCAATAGCACACCAAACACTACTGTGTTCACTAAAGGCCAACCAAGATTGTATATAGAAATACTATCCCCCTCTGCTTCAAATACAAACATACTTATAACAGCTGGTACAAATAGTATGACAGTTGTAAAAAACAACGAAACCAATCGAAGCTGCTTCTTACCCATTTCTCTCAAACTGCCCCAATTCATGGAACTACTCTCATAACACCCCAAAAAACCCGAAAGAAACGGAAGCAACATTGGCCAAATCCTAACACAACTATACCTTGGAAGCAATGAAAACCCCAGTTCATACACATTCACAGAAGATAAAGGGAAACATTCAATTTTGTCCCAACTAATAGATAACAGTACTAACCCAATAAACATAGAGATAAACCCACAAACCTCATACGATCTAATCCGATTCCGGTAAAAAAGATCGCGACTTTTTCCTTCAGAAATGAACCGGGAAGCTATATTTCCAGAAATTTCCGCGAGAATCATAGCGGCAGCTCCGCAATACCGAAGGGCTTGAAATCGGAGAAGAAAGACTATAGCAAGAAGAAACGATTTAGCTAGTAGAGGCTTGTACTGAGATCGGGTGAAGGAGAAAAACCCATGACGGTTCTTCTGATAAAAAGGGTCTCTACTCGAAGAGGAAGAActgaagaaggagaaggagaaagagaaaGTGAGAAGGAAGGAAAGGAGAGAAACAAGGAAAGAGAAggggaaaagagagaaagaggaaGGGgaagattgaaggaaagggagGAGAGAGTAAAAAGAGCGAAGAGAGAAGAGGAGAAGGAAGAGAAATGGCAACGAAGAGGTTTTAGCCGGAGAAGATTTGGTTGGGAAATAGGGAATTCTGTGTTTTGATGGAGTTGGTGTTGGAGTGGAAGGAGGGTAGTTGAAAGAAGGGTAAGGGGTTCTTGTGGTAGTAGGGGTTGAGCTGGTGATAGGGACGGCAGTGCGCGGCGGTAGAGAAAGACGGTTGGGACGGTGATGGCGGTGGTGCTGCTGATTGTCAGCCATGATCGGAGTTGAGCCGGAGAAAGAGCTTCAATTTTCAAGCTCAAAGATCAACCATGTGGAAGTTACGGAAAGAACAAGTCTTTGCTACTTGCATTGGGTTGGGCCCAATGGACCCCCATGGGCCGGATGGCCCGCAACTaacgaaaaatatatttgatcatAGAATTTTGAGAagttaaaatacaaaaaatttaaagaatttgaaaaataatttaaaagtcttttcctctaaattacttataaaacTCAAACAGTGCGAGTTGATAAGTTGCAAAAATCACCTCATGAATCATGATATGTTtgcaattttgaatttataaagaTTGTAATTTATACTTCATgaatccttttttattttaaattcttgcGAATATTTGAACCTCATGATTAAAGATACATTCCTTAAttttaaacttgtaaaaattaaattccatgaataaattaattgaaagaattttgaaaacatCTCAAATAATTACAATACAATTTTGACATCATTAGTTAGagaaatacatattaaattaataaaattatgataaaattttacttatttagctcgatctttatattataaatataatatatattttaatttgttaggattatataaaaaattataattacaataattaataatttaaattattttgaaaaatagtataaataaattgtggttaattaattaataaaatagtttgtTTGACATGAAAAATGCGAAGAGCTAAGTTCATcacatatatgtaaatttacaACTTCAAAGCCACATATGGAGTTAGGACAATTGCCATTAGAAAATCCTATGTTATCATCCTAAAGTCCACTTTTGTTTGGATTCTGAATTTTCAACAAGCTAAAGTTGCAAATACTTCAACATGTGTTTAACTCATTGCATGTTAGCTCCCAAATTAGCCTATAATTCCCTATAGACCCTAAATAATCCATATGAGTACCACATATTAAATAATCTCATtgtccataaaaaaaaatattgtcaacTTAGGATAAATATATTCGAACTAGAAATAGTACTATATTTACCTAATCTATAAGACAACTAGATACATCATACTCCGTGTGATTGCATATGTTGGATAGTTTATAATATCTTAATAAGTCTTATTTTCCAAATTCGAAATATGatcaaatatgaagaaaaaaaaaactttaaaaaggTTCCATTGAAGTCTAAAAGCAATAATTAGAACTCTTACTACTTTCTAAAGCAACAATTTAAGTATTCAAGGGGATAGGAGACTGATAATAATGTCGCATGTCATAATAAACAGGTGGTTAGACCAATTTTATTATGCGACAGACAATGATCAGTTAATAATTCACacatttagaaaataaagaTATCATAGATAAGGATGTTTAGATAAATAAGCGAATATATTAGAAGAGATAAGATTAAGAATGAGATTTATAAAACAAGGTGAGAATGGTTTATGTAACGGACGTTGAAGATAGCTAAGCTAAGATAATTCGAACATATGAAAAGGAGGTGATGCCCTAGTCACATATATAAAAGGTTGACTATAATGAATTTGAAGAGAGGTATAGGAACAGGTCGAAGAAGTATCGAAGAAAGGTGATTAGTCAGTATATAACACACATTTTCaatttactaaattaaaatatatatatatatatatataNNNNNNNNNNNNNNNNNNNNNNNNNNNNNNNNNNNNNNNNNNNNNNNNNNNNNNNNNNNNNNNNNNNNNNNNNNNNNNNNNNNNNNNNNNNNNNNNNNNN
This window of the Solanum pennellii chromosome 2, SPENNV200 genome carries:
- the LOC107008858 gene encoding uncharacterized protein LOC107008858 gives rise to the protein MADNQQHHRHHRPNRLSLPPRTAVPITSSTPTTTRTPYPSFNYPPSTPTPTPSKHRIPYFPTKSSPAKTSSLPFLFLLLFSLRSFYSLLPFLQSSPSSFSLFPFSFLVSLLSFLLTFSFSFSFFSSSSSSRDPFYQKNRHGFFSFTRSQYKPLLAKSFLLAIVFLLRFQALRYCGAAAMILAEISGNIASRFISEGKSRDLFYRNRIRSYEVCGFISMFIGLVLLSISWDKIECFPLSSVNVYELGFSLLPRYSCVRIWPMLLPFLSGFLGCYESSSMNWGSLREMGKKQLRLVSLFFTTVILFVPAVISMFVFEAEGDSISIYNLGWPLVNTVVFGVLLSENFTAEKPVSSKDLQKEYLVTYICTVILELFYFPELSLWGLLICGLLLWVSVRNLDPIDPNYLELGLETSDWFTTAVMKPLRHILGDRKSRKIALFLLINTAYMVVEFAAGFMSNSLGLISDACHMLFDCAALAIGLYASYISRLPANGQFNYGRGRFEVLSGYANAVLLVLVGALIVLESFERILDPQEVSTNSLLSVSIGGLLVNIVGLIFFHEEHHHAHGGSCSHSHSHSHSKSDTDCHSNEHHHDHHLHDHDHHVHQTKTEFSTTSHSHSHSPSTCHDHHIHHLHDDHDHGGHHIQQEQISIVHECHESCSSHAGHGHNADYKKQSKKEKEWNENNTPHPHDHSHDHYHGHHHHGDADQHRHGVTSSSSSIKVHNDSVASFRGPDCSHGHKHVTTDKGVTEKHHHQHRHIDHNMEGIFLHVLADTLGSVGVVISTLLIKYKGWLLADPACSIFISVLIISSVIPLLRNSAEILLQRVPRAHEHDLKEAVNDVMKIKGLSGIQKLHVWSFTNTDVIGTLHLLVSSETDKSSAKTQVSEIFRHAGVKDLTMQVECIQSS